A genome region from Thermomicrobiales bacterium includes the following:
- a CDS encoding iron-containing alcohol dehydrogenase has product MSGAFRVAPAIHFGYGAADRAGALTSELGVSRVLIVTDSGVRAVGISGQIEAALSASGIAFDIYDQVSPNPRDYECLAAAELARATGAEAIVAIGGGSPIDLAKAAAGLATNSGTALDWVAPRTFVEPPLPLIAIPTTAGTGSEVTRSSVVNDTTRQIKVSLRDWAIAPRIAIVDPGLTLGLPPLLTASTGMDALTHAIEAYTCTRGTPISDGLALHAIRLIGPNLPIAVADGSNTAAREQMMLASTIAGMAFSNADVAAVHCIAEALGGRYDTPHGIANSTFLPWIFAFDAPADPKRHADVAVALGVATEDDELGYAAEQASRYLVDLAQRIGIPRFRELPGVREDDFPWIASASVANLSNASNARVMDEADYLGVLESAWNA; this is encoded by the coding sequence GTGAGCGGCGCCTTTCGGGTTGCTCCAGCGATTCATTTCGGATACGGCGCCGCCGACCGAGCGGGAGCGTTGACGAGCGAGCTCGGCGTCTCCCGTGTGTTGATCGTTACCGATTCGGGCGTCCGGGCGGTTGGAATCTCCGGCCAGATCGAGGCCGCGCTCTCGGCGTCCGGCATCGCATTCGACATCTACGATCAGGTCAGCCCGAACCCGCGCGACTACGAGTGCCTTGCCGCGGCCGAACTGGCCCGCGCGACCGGCGCGGAAGCAATCGTTGCGATCGGTGGCGGCAGCCCGATCGATCTGGCCAAGGCCGCGGCTGGCCTGGCGACCAATAGCGGCACCGCGCTCGATTGGGTCGCCCCGCGCACGTTTGTCGAACCACCCCTGCCGCTCATCGCCATTCCGACCACAGCCGGAACCGGCAGTGAAGTCACCCGCAGCTCGGTCGTCAACGACACCACCCGGCAGATCAAAGTCTCCCTGCGTGACTGGGCGATCGCGCCAAGAATCGCCATCGTCGATCCGGGGCTCACGCTCGGCTTGCCGCCCCTGCTTACGGCCTCGACTGGTATGGACGCGCTGACCCACGCCATCGAGGCATACACCTGCACCCGCGGCACACCGATCAGCGACGGTCTGGCCTTGCACGCCATTCGCCTGATCGGTCCGAACCTGCCGATCGCCGTGGCGGACGGATCGAACACCGCCGCGCGCGAGCAGATGATGCTTGCCAGCACCATCGCCGGCATGGCGTTCAGCAATGCCGATGTCGCCGCGGTGCATTGCATCGCGGAAGCGCTCGGCGGCCGTTACGACACTCCGCACGGCATCGCGAATTCGACCTTTCTCCCCTGGATCTTCGCGTTCGACGCCCCCGCCGATCCGAAACGCCATGCCGATGTTGCGGTCGCCCTCGGCGTGGCCACCGAGGACGACGAGTTGGGGTACGCGGCCGAGCAGGCATCCCGGTATCTGGTCGATTTGGCGCAGCGGATCGGCATTCCGCGCTTCCGCGAGTTGCCCGGCGTGCGGGAAGACGACTTTCCCTGGATCGCGTCCGCGTCGGTCGCCAACCTCTCCAATGCCAGCAACGCTCGCGTCATGGACGAAGCCGACTACCTCGGGGTATTGGAATCAGCCTGGAACGCGTGA
- a CDS encoding DUF4352 domain-containing protein, translating into MSDDLPIVGRPRGSAWRQLQAEGILWEGQILVAGGDTDLACLLVVTNERLALIRGGAVALDIRHEWLYAPPTMRRTGNVGLQVLTPGQRLPESITIIVREGRLAAAELVDVLTPRERYEPEYPTWDSSMFLDDEPIIPARPAPYGRKHSPAPVDPLPSFPVYAALDDDDFPPIAPPPDPMPDWSGTPQLAAGAVDPAANVIPRQNDWNLKPLDGMDNRERRNRRAWAMRFAALFLAIAGIAAWQGGLLPEYSAIRDRFEDNTPEIQTVAELPPGTPTQEPTTEPRQTAVPEPTKTPVTEDDSDVASGPSSTQAEPTYSPAEQTAVALGVGGGETDPPGTDVNAAQDEPAATNAPVIAPPDATEAPATEPTTDPAGADEPAASENALPEDEATETPGDIIEPTQAPAENTGVLDFEITDLQMGASLPDLTLGPLQDERWVVVTVDVTNPGSSPAVLDMSQFKLARAEGEPLDLDSATGAVAAYLGMTENNGVNDTREIGPGDRTSVVLVFVPPADATGLALDAGEAELPLVAGSTGQSGAGTVAATTELSAQLLVNNFKQYSILTPTATQNAKTAPAFANPWEAE; encoded by the coding sequence ATGTCAGACGACTTGCCCATCGTTGGCCGCCCCCGCGGCAGCGCCTGGCGCCAACTCCAGGCCGAAGGCATTCTCTGGGAGGGGCAGATCCTCGTTGCGGGTGGTGACACCGATCTCGCCTGCCTCCTGGTCGTCACGAACGAGCGGTTGGCGCTCATCCGCGGCGGGGCGGTCGCGCTCGATATCCGGCACGAATGGCTCTATGCGCCACCAACCATGCGCCGCACCGGCAATGTCGGATTGCAAGTGCTCACTCCCGGGCAGCGGCTCCCCGAATCGATCACGATCATTGTGCGCGAGGGGCGTCTGGCCGCCGCCGAACTGGTCGATGTGCTCACTCCGAGAGAACGGTATGAGCCCGAATACCCGACCTGGGATTCGAGCATGTTCCTCGATGACGAACCGATCATTCCGGCGCGCCCCGCGCCCTATGGGCGCAAGCATAGCCCGGCGCCGGTCGATCCACTGCCCTCTTTCCCGGTCTATGCCGCTCTCGATGACGATGATTTTCCGCCAATCGCCCCACCGCCCGATCCCATGCCGGATTGGTCCGGCACGCCTCAACTGGCGGCCGGCGCGGTCGACCCTGCGGCAAATGTCATTCCGCGCCAGAACGACTGGAATCTCAAGCCGCTCGACGGCATGGATAACCGCGAACGCCGCAATCGCCGCGCCTGGGCCATGCGCTTTGCCGCCCTCTTCCTGGCGATCGCCGGAATCGCCGCCTGGCAAGGTGGGCTCCTGCCCGAGTACTCCGCAATTCGCGATCGGTTCGAAGACAACACTCCCGAGATTCAGACCGTGGCCGAGTTGCCACCAGGAACCCCGACGCAGGAACCAACGACCGAACCCAGGCAAACTGCGGTCCCTGAGCCGACGAAGACTCCTGTCACCGAAGACGATTCGGACGTCGCCAGCGGTCCAAGTTCCACGCAGGCCGAACCGACCTACTCGCCCGCTGAGCAGACTGCGGTGGCCCTTGGCGTCGGCGGCGGTGAAACCGATCCGCCCGGCACTGATGTGAACGCTGCCCAGGACGAACCGGCGGCAACCAACGCGCCAGTGATTGCCCCGCCGGATGCAACGGAAGCTCCGGCGACCGAGCCGACCACGGATCCGGCTGGCGCGGATGAACCTGCAGCCAGTGAAAACGCGCTTCCGGAAGACGAGGCGACCGAAACACCGGGCGACATCATCGAGCCAACCCAGGCGCCCGCCGAAAACACCGGCGTGCTCGACTTCGAGATCACCGATCTCCAGATGGGTGCATCACTGCCCGATCTGACGCTCGGCCCGTTGCAGGACGAACGCTGGGTGGTCGTGACGGTCGACGTCACGAACCCTGGTTCCAGCCCGGCTGTGCTCGATATGTCCCAGTTCAAGCTCGCGCGTGCTGAGGGAGAACCGCTCGATCTCGATTCCGCCACCGGCGCGGTCGCCGCATACCTTGGAATGACCGAGAACAATGGCGTGAATGACACGCGGGAGATCGGCCCCGGCGATCGCACGTCGGTCGTGCTGGTCTTCGTGCCACCCGCGGACGCGACCGGTCTCGCGCTCGACGCCGGAGAGGCGGAACTGCCTCTGGTGGCTGGCTCCACCGGGCAGAGCGGTGCTGGCACGGTCGCCGCGACAACCGAGCTCTCTGCTCAGCTGCTGGTCAACAATTTCAAGCAGTACTCGATCCTCACTCCAACCGCGACCCAAAACGCCAAGACGGCGCCTGCGTTCGCAAACCCGTGGGAGGCTGAGTGA
- a CDS encoding amidohydrolase family protein, translating to MIVDAHAHIFPQLAGASGYPSEADHRRFLQLYIATHGEPVYRLRDSAIVPEAASVLFSGKLDSLDRLNDDAGFRVGRCGRFEWEFEGETHYRSFLPPSLQDMVAPVDFLLQSMARAGVDIAVLQNAGLYGRLNAEFAEAVRAHPGKLIGLADARPSEAHTADECARLTHAVQEMGLRGVYFANRGFITGGYLHAIDDPALAPYWETVRSLGIPIYWEILGVPMPTPETYLRELDRLDRWLQRYPDIPCVLTHGFAPELLEGTIPDPVRRLLGRENLMVELLYPIHWGRLHDYPWPELRPVIEQQLRLAGASRLVWGSDMPNVERNCTYRQSLEYLPRILGDVIRPSELGAILGGNLIHLFSLS from the coding sequence ATGATCGTCGATGCCCATGCCCATATCTTTCCGCAGCTTGCCGGGGCGAGCGGCTACCCGTCGGAAGCGGATCACCGGCGGTTTCTTCAGCTCTACATCGCCACGCATGGGGAACCGGTCTATCGGCTGCGGGATTCGGCGATCGTGCCGGAGGCGGCATCGGTACTCTTTTCGGGGAAACTCGATTCGCTCGATCGGCTCAACGACGATGCCGGTTTTCGCGTTGGACGCTGCGGGCGATTCGAGTGGGAGTTCGAGGGCGAGACGCACTATCGCTCGTTCCTGCCGCCTTCCTTACAAGATATGGTGGCGCCGGTCGACTTTCTGCTGCAGTCGATGGCGCGTGCTGGTGTCGACATCGCGGTGCTGCAGAACGCTGGACTCTATGGGCGACTGAATGCCGAATTCGCCGAAGCGGTGCGGGCGCATCCAGGGAAGCTCATCGGGCTGGCGGACGCGCGGCCATCCGAAGCGCACACTGCCGACGAATGTGCCCGGCTCACGCATGCCGTGCAGGAAATGGGGCTGCGCGGCGTCTATTTCGCCAACCGCGGATTCATCACCGGCGGGTATCTCCATGCCATCGACGATCCCGCGCTCGCTCCCTATTGGGAAACCGTGCGCTCATTGGGAATTCCGATCTACTGGGAAATCCTTGGTGTGCCGATGCCAACACCTGAGACCTATCTCCGCGAGCTCGACCGGCTCGATCGATGGCTGCAGCGGTATCCGGATATCCCGTGCGTGTTGACACATGGATTCGCCCCCGAGCTGCTGGAGGGGACGATTCCCGATCCGGTGCGGAGACTGCTTGGGCGCGAGAACCTGATGGTCGAGCTGCTCTACCCCATCCACTGGGGACGGTTGCACGACTATCCGTGGCCGGAGTTGCGTCCAGTCATCGAACAACAACTTCGCCTGGCGGGCGCCTCGCGTCTGGTCTGGGGTTCGGACATGCCGAATGTCGAGCGCAACTGCACCTATCGACAGTCACTGGAATATCTGCCGCGGATACTGGGCGATGTCATTCGACCTTCAGAGCTGGGTGCGATACTGGGTGGAAATCTGATCCACCTCTTTTCGCTCTCATAG
- a CDS encoding dihydrofolate reductase family protein, whose protein sequence is MGRIQIDLFTTLDLVAQAPGAPDEDPEDGFAFGGWQAPMMDEVVGEQVQQSIFTTDALLLGRKTYEAFAEYWPSKADDFAGGIAGLFNRIPKYVASRSNPRLDWTGSSLIGPDIAASIGEIRDRHESVHVIGSIDFVQTLLSERLFDQLKLIVYPITLGSGKKVFGNGTIPTNLKLAEPAVTTPTGAVILHYELLDGIPATGTMG, encoded by the coding sequence ATGGGACGTATTCAGATCGATCTCTTCACAACGCTGGATCTGGTTGCTCAGGCCCCGGGAGCACCGGACGAAGATCCGGAGGACGGTTTCGCATTCGGAGGATGGCAAGCACCGATGATGGACGAAGTCGTTGGCGAGCAAGTCCAGCAAAGTATCTTCACGACCGACGCGCTGTTGCTGGGGCGGAAGACATACGAAGCCTTCGCGGAGTATTGGCCATCGAAAGCAGATGATTTCGCCGGCGGGATTGCGGGGTTGTTCAATCGCATCCCGAAGTACGTCGCCTCGCGGAGTAACCCTCGGCTCGACTGGACCGGTTCGTCGCTGATCGGTCCGGACATTGCGGCTTCAATTGGCGAGATCCGGGACCGGCACGAGAGCGTACACGTCATCGGCAGCATCGACTTCGTGCAAACGTTGCTCTCAGAGCGGCTGTTCGATCAGCTGAAACTGATCGTCTATCCCATCACCCTCGGATCGGGAAAGAAGGTCTTTGGGAATGGAACGATTCCGACGAATCTGAAACTCGCCGAACCGGCTGTGACCACGCCGACGGGAGCCGTGATCCTGCACTATGAGCTTCTGGATGGCATTCCCGCGACCGGGACGATGGGCTAG
- a CDS encoding AbrB/MazE/SpoVT family DNA-binding domain-containing protein yields the protein MVSSKPKSRTVHVLRGGQITIPIEFRRELGIEDASLMEVTLTERGDLTLHPVETRPRGSSWLRELYEAFAPVRQEAIDKGYTEEEINEWIDEAVREVRAEHRTSHAE from the coding sequence ATGGTCAGCAGCAAACCAAAGAGCCGCACCGTCCACGTTCTACGCGGCGGGCAAATCACGATCCCTATCGAGTTCCGGCGGGAACTCGGGATCGAGGATGCTTCCCTGATGGAGGTGACACTGACCGAACGCGGCGACTTGACGTTGCATCCCGTCGAAACCCGGCCGAGAGGCTCATCGTGGCTGCGCGAACTGTATGAGGCATTCGCGCCGGTCCGTCAGGAAGCGATCGACAAGGGATACACCGAAGAAGAGATCAATGAATGGATCGATGAGGCCGTTCGTGAGGTTCGCGCCGAGCATAGGACCTCTCACGCCGAATGA